DNA from Helicobacter pylori:
TAAAACGCCATCAGGGGCTTTCATCTGCCCCTTACCCACTTCATGCACGGTCATGATCACGCTTTGGAGTTGCGCTTCCATAACCTTTTCTTGGTTTTGTAAAAAAGTGGAGATTTCTAAGCAGATGCTATAGCCATAAGCAGGGTGGATCCAGTTAAAGAGCAAGTAAGAAAGGGCTTTGTAACGATAGCCTTTCTCGCCAATCAAAAGGGCGGAATCTTCGCCATCAATATCGATCAATAAAACCCCCGGTTCGTAAAGACTCACCTCCACTTTATTGATTTTATAAGGCAAATGGGAGAATAAGTCTTTCAATTCTTGCTTAATTTCATGGAGTTTGTCTCCATTATGAGATTCTTCTTTAAGGTTTTTTTTAGGGGGTTTAGGGGTAATTCTTTCTTCTTGCGGTGTTTCTGTTTCTAAGTTTTGTTTTTTTTCTTCTGCACTTTGATGGATTCCTTTCGTGTCAATTTCTTTAACGCTCTCTTCTTTAACCTCCTTAACGCTTTCTTTAACGCTCGCTAAAATAATGGCTTCTTTTTTACCTATATTTAAAAAACCTTTAGAGGGC
Protein-coding regions in this window:
- a CDS encoding Jag N-terminal domain-containing protein; protein product: MQNPIEIKAKTLEEALIQASIALNCPIINLQYEVIQTPSKGFLNIGKKEAIILASVKESVKEVKEESVKEIDTKGIHQSAEEKKQNLETETPQEERITPKPPKKNLKEESHNGDKLHEIKQELKDLFSHLPYKINKVEVSLYEPGVLLIDIDGEDSALLIGEKGYRYKALSYLLFNWIHPAYGYSICLEISTFLQNQEKVMEAQLQSVIMTVHEVGKGQMKAPDGVLTYIALKKLRKAFPNKYVSIKTNLNDEKYIVINDFNNE